In a genomic window of Salegentibacter salegens:
- a CDS encoding 3'-5' exonuclease — translation MLQTIKLENILFLDIETVPEFENFNDLSQEKKSLWGEKTQYQRKDEFTAEQFYDRAGIWAEFGKIVCISVGFFNFKNVERTFRLTTFKDEERTLLQQFSELLKEHFSKPQHLLCAHNGKEFDFPFIARRMLIHDLPLPLKLNLFGKKPWEVPHLDTLELWKFGDYKHFTSLKLLTNVLEIPSPKDDISGSDVRNVFYKDKDLNRIVNYCEKDVLAIAQVILKLRQEKLLEASEVVSV, via the coding sequence ATGCTGCAAACAATTAAGCTCGAGAACATTCTTTTTCTCGATATTGAAACCGTGCCAGAATTTGAAAATTTCAATGACCTCTCCCAAGAAAAAAAGTCACTCTGGGGAGAGAAAACCCAATACCAACGCAAAGATGAATTTACCGCAGAACAGTTCTATGATCGTGCAGGAATATGGGCAGAATTTGGTAAAATTGTTTGTATCTCGGTAGGTTTTTTCAACTTTAAAAACGTTGAGAGAACTTTTAGACTTACCACCTTTAAAGATGAAGAAAGAACTTTACTTCAGCAGTTTTCTGAATTACTAAAAGAGCATTTTTCAAAACCTCAGCATTTACTTTGTGCACACAATGGTAAAGAATTCGATTTCCCCTTCATTGCACGCAGAATGCTAATTCACGATCTTCCACTACCTCTAAAACTTAATCTATTTGGAAAAAAGCCCTGGGAAGTACCGCACCTGGACACTTTAGAATTATGGAAATTTGGGGATTATAAGCATTTTACTTCCCTTAAATTACTAACCAATGTTTTAGAAATCCCGTCCCCAAAAGATGATATTTCAGGCAGCGATGTTAGAAATGTTTTCTATAAAGATAAAGACCTGAACCGTATTGTAAACTACTGCGAAAAAGATGTACTTGCTATTGCGCAGGTTATTTTAAAGCTTCGCCAGGAAAAATTGTTAGAAGCTTCTGAAGTGGTAAGCGTCTAA
- a CDS encoding DUF6616 family protein — translation MYLYIEMWNVTGKWIDLSKDKRRELMENMQSRITGLKDNGVENLGWALNDEHTHYRSQYRYVTVWKMPSLDNVETLEENLKKVGWYDYFSQANTRGKIISQGEAIDFLVNLEAESTSLT, via the coding sequence ATGTATTTGTATATTGAAATGTGGAATGTAACCGGGAAATGGATAGACCTGTCTAAAGATAAAAGACGGGAGCTCATGGAAAATATGCAGAGTAGGATTACCGGTTTAAAGGATAATGGGGTGGAAAACCTTGGCTGGGCTTTAAATGACGAACATACGCACTACCGCAGCCAGTATCGCTATGTTACGGTTTGGAAAATGCCATCTTTAGATAATGTTGAAACATTAGAAGAAAACCTGAAGAAAGTAGGCTGGTATGATTATTTTTCCCAGGCCAATACCCGCGGAAAAATTATTTCCCAGGGCGAAGCTATAGATTTCTTAGTAAATCTTGAAGCCGAATCTACTTCCCTAACTTAA
- a CDS encoding CoA transferase subunit A, which translates to MIRKTVANVEDALQGVENGMTFMLGGFGLSGIPENAISELVRLNVKNLTCISNNAGVDDFGLGLLLQKKQIDKMVSSYVGENDEFERQMLSEELDVELIPQGTLAARCQAAQQGYPAMYTPAGYGTEVSQFKETREFDGKMYVLEKAFKADFAFIKAWKGDKAGNLIFKGTARNFNPLMCGAAKITVVEVEELVEPGELDPNQIHIPGIFVQRIFEGKNYEKRIEKRTVRKK; encoded by the coding sequence ATGATTAGAAAAACTGTAGCAAATGTAGAAGATGCTTTGCAGGGCGTAGAAAATGGTATGACGTTTATGCTGGGTGGTTTTGGCCTTAGCGGGATTCCCGAAAATGCCATTTCAGAACTTGTGCGTCTTAATGTAAAGAACCTTACCTGCATTTCCAATAACGCCGGGGTAGACGACTTCGGCCTCGGACTTTTACTTCAAAAGAAACAAATAGATAAAATGGTTTCTTCCTATGTGGGAGAAAACGACGAGTTTGAGCGCCAAATGCTAAGCGAAGAGCTAGACGTAGAGCTTATTCCACAAGGAACATTAGCGGCGCGCTGCCAGGCTGCCCAACAGGGCTATCCGGCTATGTACACCCCTGCCGGTTACGGTACCGAAGTTTCTCAGTTTAAAGAAACCCGCGAATTTGATGGGAAAATGTATGTTTTGGAAAAAGCCTTTAAAGCCGATTTCGCTTTTATAAAAGCCTGGAAAGGCGATAAAGCCGGAAACCTTATTTTTAAAGGAACCGCTCGTAATTTTAATCCGTTAATGTGCGGTGCAGCAAAAATAACTGTTGTTGAGGTTGAAGAACTGGTAGAACCGGGAGAATTAGACCCAAATCAAATTCATATTCCGGGCATTTTTGTACAACGAATTTTTGAAGGAAAAAACTACGAAAAGCGAATTGAGAAAAGAACGGTAAGAAAAAAGTAA
- a CDS encoding CNNM domain-containing protein has protein sequence MGILILFAVLSIFFSFMCSILEAALLSVTPSYIKIKNKEGKAYAKTLANFKQDIDKPLIAILTVNTIAHTVGAILVGVQAEKIYGDGGNAVGIVSAIMTVAILVLSEIIPKTIGATYWQALGNFTAKTLKIMIFPLKYTGILWLMMLTTKLIGKSAHVSSMNREEFAAITDAAEEEGVFDESETTVIKNLLVFRSVKAKDVMTPYSVAIIEDEDTSIEEFHRTHKNLKFSRIPVYKDKTNNVSGFILKDDVLEEMIDDKGDQPLSALKRDIFMSAGDTPIPELFENFVQKRGHISIIVDEYGNTVGIVTMEDIIETLLGLEIMDESDSIEDMQMLARQNWEKRAKRLGLIQRKDNEENEESTKSDISENSTRDSQN, from the coding sequence ATGGGAATACTAATTTTATTTGCTGTTCTTTCCATTTTCTTTTCTTTTATGTGTTCTATTTTGGAGGCAGCTTTATTGAGCGTAACCCCTTCTTATATTAAAATAAAAAACAAGGAAGGTAAAGCGTATGCAAAGACCCTTGCTAATTTTAAACAGGATATAGACAAGCCGTTAATAGCAATTTTAACCGTAAATACCATAGCGCATACTGTTGGTGCTATTTTAGTAGGAGTACAAGCCGAGAAAATTTATGGCGATGGTGGTAATGCTGTGGGTATAGTTTCGGCCATTATGACTGTAGCTATTCTAGTTCTTTCTGAAATTATTCCGAAAACCATAGGCGCCACATACTGGCAAGCCCTTGGGAATTTTACCGCAAAAACCCTTAAAATAATGATTTTTCCGCTGAAGTATACCGGTATACTTTGGCTTATGATGCTTACTACCAAATTAATAGGTAAATCGGCTCATGTTTCTTCTATGAATAGGGAAGAATTCGCTGCAATTACTGATGCTGCCGAAGAAGAAGGTGTTTTTGATGAAAGTGAAACCACGGTAATTAAAAACCTTCTTGTATTTAGATCGGTTAAGGCAAAAGATGTGATGACGCCGTATTCGGTTGCTATTATTGAAGATGAAGATACCAGTATAGAAGAGTTTCACCGAACCCATAAAAACCTTAAATTTTCTAGAATTCCTGTTTATAAAGATAAAACCAATAATGTATCAGGTTTTATTTTAAAAGACGATGTTTTGGAAGAGATGATAGACGATAAAGGCGACCAGCCTTTAAGCGCTTTGAAAAGAGATATTTTTATGAGTGCGGGAGATACTCCAATCCCAGAACTTTTTGAAAATTTTGTACAAAAAAGAGGGCATATTTCCATAATTGTAGATGAATATGGGAATACCGTTGGTATTGTAACTATGGAGGACATTATAGAAACTTTGCTCGGCCTTGAAATTATGGATGAAAGCGACAGTATTGAAGATATGCAAATGCTGGCCCGCCAGAACTGGGAAAAACGCGCAAAAAGACTTGGGTTAATTCAAAGAAAAGATAATGAAGAAAACGAGGAGTCAACAAAATCAGATATTTCTGAAAACTCCACTCGGGACAGCCAAAATTAG
- a CDS encoding serine hydrolase domain-containing protein: protein MIRFLKISGTVIFVLLIAIIILIIFDFGYIFRGMQATYFQGEKTAYIDDFPNFENRIIEAGTEADTWPEHSNYNSATPTQNLAELNEELETAAFLIIKNDSIWFEEYHQEYGPNSKTNSFSMAKSIVSALLGKAIQDGHITSLDQPVADFFPQFKEELKVGDLASMASGLNWNENYYNPFGLTARAYFDENIRELVLRLQVTTTPGESFKYLSGNTILLGMVIEEATGENLSEYLSKSFWKPLGMQEDALWQLDSEESGMEKAYCCIASNARDFARFGKLYKNKGKWNGHQLLDSEFVARSTEPRFEDSPHYGYGFWLSDYKEKDIFYMRGIRGQYVIVIPEDDLIIVRLGENLIKKEENEEHAPDFYKYIDETYKMLNDAANN from the coding sequence ATGATTAGATTTTTAAAAATTTCCGGAACCGTAATTTTTGTTCTTCTAATTGCTATTATTATCCTTATTATTTTCGATTTCGGTTATATTTTCCGCGGAATGCAGGCCACTTATTTCCAGGGAGAAAAAACAGCCTATATAGACGATTTCCCTAACTTTGAAAACCGAATTATCGAAGCAGGAACTGAAGCTGACACCTGGCCAGAACATTCTAATTACAACTCTGCAACCCCAACTCAAAACCTTGCTGAATTAAACGAAGAACTGGAAACTGCGGCTTTTTTAATCATAAAAAATGATAGTATTTGGTTTGAAGAATATCACCAGGAATATGGCCCCAATTCTAAAACCAATTCGTTTTCTATGGCTAAAAGTATCGTCTCGGCATTGCTGGGAAAAGCAATTCAGGATGGCCATATTACAAGTTTAGACCAGCCGGTAGCCGATTTCTTTCCGCAGTTTAAAGAAGAATTAAAAGTAGGAGATCTAGCTTCTATGGCCTCAGGTTTAAACTGGAACGAGAATTATTACAATCCGTTTGGACTGACTGCGAGAGCTTATTTCGACGAGAACATTCGGGAATTGGTTTTGCGCTTGCAGGTAACCACAACTCCCGGAGAAAGCTTTAAATACCTTAGCGGAAACACTATTTTATTAGGTATGGTAATAGAAGAAGCCACCGGAGAAAATCTTTCAGAATATTTAAGCAAAAGTTTCTGGAAACCCCTGGGAATGCAAGAAGATGCGCTTTGGCAATTAGACAGCGAAGAGAGCGGAATGGAAAAAGCTTACTGCTGTATTGCTTCCAACGCTCGCGATTTTGCAAGATTCGGGAAACTTTACAAAAACAAAGGAAAATGGAATGGGCATCAGCTCCTGGATTCAGAATTTGTAGCCAGATCTACCGAACCGCGTTTTGAAGATAGCCCGCATTATGGCTACGGATTTTGGCTGAGTGATTATAAAGAAAAAGATATTTTTTATATGCGGGGCATTCGCGGTCAATATGTAATTGTGATTCCAGAAGACGATTTGATTATTGTAAGATTGGGGGAAAACCTTATTAAAAAAGAAGAAAACGAAGAGCACGCTCCAGATTTCTATAAGTATATTGATGAGACTTATAAAATGCTAAACGATGCTGCAAACAATTAA
- a CDS encoding CoA transferase subunit B — translation MLDKEGIAKRIAKEVKDGYYVNLGIGIPTLVANFVRDDIEVEFQSENGILGMGPFPFEGEEDADLINAGKQTITALPGASFFDSAMSFGMIRGQHVDLTILGAMEVAENGDIANWKIPGKMVKGMGGAMDLVASAENIIVAMMHTNKAGDSKLLKKCSLPLTGVACVTKIVTNLAVIEVTKDGFKLLERAPGVSVEEIQKATEGKLLVEGDIPEMQI, via the coding sequence ATGTTAGACAAAGAAGGAATAGCAAAACGTATTGCCAAAGAGGTGAAAGATGGGTATTATGTGAATCTGGGAATTGGGATTCCTACCCTTGTAGCCAATTTTGTACGCGATGATATAGAAGTAGAGTTTCAGAGTGAAAACGGAATCCTGGGAATGGGACCTTTCCCATTTGAAGGAGAAGAGGACGCCGATCTTATTAATGCGGGAAAACAAACCATAACAGCACTTCCCGGTGCTAGTTTCTTTGATTCGGCAATGAGCTTCGGGATGATTCGCGGTCAGCACGTAGATCTTACAATTTTAGGTGCTATGGAAGTTGCCGAAAACGGAGATATTGCCAACTGGAAAATTCCGGGGAAAATGGTAAAGGGTATGGGCGGTGCTATGGATCTTGTAGCCAGTGCCGAAAATATTATCGTGGCGATGATGCATACCAACAAAGCGGGTGATTCTAAATTGCTTAAAAAATGTTCATTGCCTTTAACTGGCGTTGCCTGCGTTACAAAGATAGTGACTAACCTTGCGGTTATTGAAGTGACTAAAGATGGTTTTAAGCTGCTGGAAAGGGCTCCGGGAGTAAGTGTAGAAGAAATTCAAAAAGCTACAGAAGGAAAGTTGCTTGTAGAAGGCGATATTCCTGAGATGCAGATATAA
- a CDS encoding methylated-DNA--[protein]-cysteine S-methyltransferase, translating into MKKTRSQQNQIFLKTPLGTAKISGDEVGISAIQILDKEMPSSKEIPDFLQSAVQQLDDYFKGNLENFNLKLNPKGTDFQQKVWKALSEIPFGKTCSYLELSRKLGDEKAIRAVASANGKNPLWVVIPCHRVIGSDGSLTGYAGGLYRKQWLLNHENNTSQLSMF; encoded by the coding sequence ATGAAGAAAACGAGGAGTCAACAAAATCAGATATTTCTGAAAACTCCACTCGGGACAGCCAAAATTAGTGGCGACGAAGTCGGGATTTCGGCCATTCAGATTTTGGATAAAGAAATGCCTTCTTCCAAAGAAATCCCCGATTTTCTTCAGTCGGCGGTACAACAATTAGACGATTATTTTAAAGGAAACCTGGAAAACTTCAATTTAAAACTAAACCCTAAAGGCACCGATTTTCAGCAAAAAGTCTGGAAAGCTTTAAGTGAAATTCCATTTGGAAAAACCTGTAGCTACCTGGAACTTTCCAGAAAACTAGGCGATGAAAAAGCTATACGGGCGGTTGCTTCAGCGAATGGGAAAAATCCGCTTTGGGTAGTAATTCCCTGTCATCGTGTAATTGGCAGCGATGGTTCTTTAACCGGATATGCCGGGGGTTTATATAGAAAGCAGTGGCTTTTAAATCACGAAAATAATACTTCGCAACTCTCAATGTTCTAA